One window of the Candidatus Zixiibacteriota bacterium genome contains the following:
- a CDS encoding Glycosyltransferase-like protein: MVIPIKNEAKFIGSTINQILSQDYPPDKIEVLVAIGECEDNSREIVTALAAKDDRIRVFNNTVGRSSAGRNIGARNATGEIITFIDGHTYIDNNQLLKNTAMLMEKQNVLVLSRPQFLEPPDNDFFQRAVAMARRSVIGHGLDSTIYTDEDGYVIPDSSGASYRKEVFDKVGFYDERFDACEDVEFNHRAGKAGLESYTSMKLVVYYYPRSSWKALFAQMKRYGRGRFRLAQKHRSTISAGTLIPPLFVLSLPLLLILAALSPIFLNLFILLAGIYILAILAGSILVAIKNGIKYLPYLVLIYPAIHLGLGWGFLEEGWRKLIGRGVDFEK, from the coding sequence GTGGTAATCCCGATAAAAAATGAGGCGAAATTTATCGGGTCGACCATAAATCAAATCCTGTCGCAGGATTATCCTCCAGATAAAATTGAGGTTTTGGTAGCCATCGGGGAATGTGAGGATAATTCCCGAGAAATCGTGACGGCGCTAGCCGCTAAGGATGATCGGATCAGGGTTTTTAATAACACGGTAGGGCGGTCATCGGCGGGGAGAAATATCGGCGCCAGAAACGCCACAGGGGAAATAATCACCTTTATCGATGGTCATACTTATATTGATAATAACCAGTTGCTGAAAAACACCGCCATGCTTATGGAAAAGCAAAATGTTCTGGTCTTAAGTCGGCCGCAGTTTCTGGAGCCGCCCGATAATGATTTTTTCCAAAGGGCGGTGGCGATGGCGCGCCGCTCGGTAATCGGTCACGGCCTTGATTCCACCATATATACTGATGAAGACGGCTATGTTATCCCCGATAGTTCCGGGGCCAGTTACAGGAAGGAAGTCTTCGATAAGGTAGGTTTTTATGACGAGCGATTTGACGCCTGCGAAGATGTGGAATTCAACCATCGGGCAGGAAAAGCGGGCCTGGAATCATATACTTCAATGAAACTGGTGGTATATTACTATCCGCGATCGTCCTGGAAAGCATTGTTTGCACAAATGAAAAGATATGGTAGAGGACGGTTTCGACTGGCACAGAAGCATCGTTCCACCATATCTGCGGGAACCCTCATTCCGCCTCTCTTTGTCTTGTCACTGCCGCTCCTTTTAATATTGGCGGCGCTCTCCCCGATATTTCTAAACCTGTTTATTCTATTGGCGGGAATTTATATTCTGGCAATACTGGCGGGATCAATTCTGGTTGCCATAAAGAACGGTATCAAATATTTGCCATATCTGGTCTTAATTTATCCGGCGATTCATTTAGGACTGGGGTGGGGCTTTCTGGAGGAGGGATGGCGGAAATTGATCGGCCGCGGTGTCGATTTCGAAAAATAA
- a CDS encoding hypothetical protein (Evidence 5 : Unknown function), which yields MFIRIIFLIGIISLIATIPQGAMSGGLALCGDPSDDGNINILDVSFMIDFLYKNGPAPAQPLVCDVDNSYKVNILDVAYLINFLYKSGPEPSCGTEPSGEIIGHGSCKQYLQAKALDSIFRNQDCIQYQYDGLGTLTLKHVNAGLNCCPVFVGDIQVSGNTITITEIDSTIDGGCECLCLFXIDYEIHXLISGEYTIRIVEPYKNPSDPPLEAIINTGTNPSGEYCVSRCCYPWGQ from the coding sequence ATGTTTATCAGGATCATTTTCTTAATCGGCATCATCTCGCTAATAGCGACAATCCCGCAAGGCGCCATGTCTGGTGGCCTGGCTCTTTGTGGGGATCCCAGCGACGACGGCAATATTAATATTTTGGACGTGAGCTTTATGATAGATTTTCTTTATAAAAATGGGCCGGCGCCGGCTCAGCCATTGGTATGCGACGTGGATAATTCATATAAAGTCAATATACTGGATGTCGCCTATCTAATTAATTTTCTGTATAAAAGCGGGCCGGAGCCGTCTTGCGGCACGGAGCCATCGGGTGAAATAATTGGACATGGTTCCTGCAAACAGTATTTGCAGGCCAAGGCGCTCGATTCTATCTTTCGTAATCAAGATTGTATTCAATACCAATATGACGGTTTGGGAACACTGACATTGAAACATGTCAATGCCGGATTGAATTGTTGCCCGGTGTTCGTGGGCGATATTCAAGTTTCTGGAAATACTATTACGATTACGGAAATAGACTCCACGATAGACGGCGGGTGCGAGTGTTTGTGTCTTTTCGANATCGATTACGAAATCCATNACCTGATTTCCGGNGAATATACTATAAGGATCGTCGAGCCTTATAAGAATCCGAGCGATCCGCCGCTGGAGGCAATCATAAATACAGGTACGAATCCATCGGGAGAGTATTGCGTTTCCCGCTGCTGTTACCCCTGGGGGCAATGA
- a CDS encoding exported hypothetical protein (Evidence 5 : Unknown function), producing the protein MFSKALLFIGVFPLVAILPLSVPAGGQALCGDPSGDGQINIVDISFMVNFIYKNGPEPTSISVCDVNHSNGINILDVSCLINFLYKGGPSLNCGNVASGDLIGHSPCKSLLAAKIFDSIPSDQDCVQYQYDGFGTLTLKHINAGLNCCPIIAADVYVSGSTITIVEIDSTDNGGCSCLCTFDLEYGIDDLLPGIYTLRFVEPYKTTSDPPLEVIIDIGTNPSGEYCVSRCCYPWGQ; encoded by the coding sequence ATGTTTTCAAAAGCGCTTTTATTTATTGGTGTCTTTCCGCTTGTAGCGATATTGCCCCTTTCTGTACCGGCAGGCGGCCAGGCTCTTTGCGGCGATCCCAGCGGCGACGGTCAAATCAATATTGTCGATATCAGCTTCATGGTCAATTTTATTTACAAAAATGGCCCCGAACCCACTTCCATTTCGGTCTGTGATGTGAACCATTCAAATGGAATTAATATATTAGATGTTTCCTGTCTGATCAATTTCCTCTATAAGGGCGGCCCGTCATTAAATTGCGGGAACGTAGCCTCGGGGGACTTAATCGGCCACAGCCCTTGCAAGAGCCTTTTGGCAGCGAAGATATTCGACTCCATTCCCTCCGACCAAGATTGCGTGCAGTATCAATATGACGGTTTTGGAACCCTGACGCTGAAACATATCAATGCGGGATTAAATTGCTGCCCGATAATCGCGGCTGACGTTTACGTCTCTGGAAGTACCATAACTATTGTGGAGATAGACTCAACGGACAATGGCGGCTGCAGTTGTCTTTGCACTTTTGATCTTGAATATGGGATTGATGATTTGTTGCCGGGGATATATACTCTGAGGTTTGTCGAGCCGTATAAAACCACGTCGGATCCGCCGTTGGAAGTGATCATCGATATAGGGACCAATCCTTCGGGCGAATATTGTGTGTCGCGCTGTTGTTATCCGTGGGGGCAATAA
- a CDS encoding hypothetical protein (Evidence 5 : Unknown function), with amino-acid sequence MVLIVGILIIKFNGCVKGKCKNYYERNKIDINSLLKRIFFLFNFENPLIHID; translated from the coding sequence TTGGTCTTAATTGTCGGTATCTTGATAATAAAGTTTAATGGCTGCGTCAAGGGAAAATGCAAAAATTATTACGAAAGGAATAAAATTGATATTAATTCTCTACTAAAGAGGATATTTTTTTTGTTCAATTTCGAGAATCCGCTTATTCATATCGACTAA
- the yaaH gene encoding conserved hypothetical protein; putative inner membrane protein associated with acetate transport (Evidence 4 : Unknown function but conserved in other organisms; Product type m : membrane component): MSDNVKASQETVTARVQDLSANPAPLGLLGFGMTTVLLNIHNAGFFELNTMILGMGIFYGGMAQIFAGIMEWKKGNTFGTTAFTSYGLFWLSLVGLIVMNKYGWAAVADNGAMAAYLFIWGLLTLLLFFGTLRLNRALQFVFGSLTMLFFLLAIGNGLQNKGIIIVAGYEGIICGLSAIYAAIAQVLNEIYGRTILPIYPAAR, translated from the coding sequence ATGAGCGATAATGTGAAGGCATCGCAGGAAACTGTGACGGCGCGGGTTCAGGATCTGTCGGCCAATCCGGCGCCTTTGGGACTTCTGGGGTTCGGCATGACTACGGTGCTCTTGAATATTCATAACGCCGGTTTTTTTGAATTGAATACGATGATTTTGGGCATGGGAATTTTTTATGGGGGAATGGCCCAGATATTTGCAGGCATCATGGAATGGAAAAAGGGAAATACTTTCGGAACCACGGCCTTCACGTCATACGGCCTCTTCTGGCTTTCGCTGGTCGGTTTAATTGTTATGAATAAATATGGATGGGCGGCGGTCGCCGATAATGGGGCGATGGCGGCCTATCTGTTTATTTGGGGTCTTCTCACATTGCTCTTGTTCTTTGGAACCTTGAGACTGAATCGGGCGCTGCAATTCGTATTCGGCTCGCTGACCATGCTTTTCTTTCTGCTGGCAATCGGCAACGGCCTTCAAAATAAAGGAATAATCATTGTCGCCGGTTACGAAGGGATCATTTGCGGATTATCGGCGATTTATGCGGCAATTGCGCAGGTCTTGAACGAAATTTACGGCCGGACGATTTTGCCCATATACCCCGCGGCACGATAA
- the tolB gene encoding TolB protein, with product MRRLLYSFIALTIGTSALHAQNYRSGNSHNPDSLRFPEEKHLKDVRMLTFEGQNAEAYFSFDEKKLSYQAAVGDMGCDQIFIMNLDGSGRKMVSTGRGRTTCSYFLPGDSELIYSSTHLADSACPPPPDMSHGYVWKLYDTFDIFKVNLDGSGMSRLTDSPGYDAEATVSPKGDKIVFTSTRDGDPEIYTMNLDGSSKTRLTFEKGYDGGPFFSQDGRQIVFRASRPKTEQELADYHELVKDGLYRPTTLEIYVMDADGKNMRQVTNLGKASFAPYFFPDGQRIIFSSNAGSDSGRDFDLYMVNTDGSGLEKITFNPTFDGFPMFTRDGKHLVFASNRFDKKPGETNIFMADWVE from the coding sequence ATGAGAAGATTGCTTTATTCATTTATTGCGCTAACCATAGGGACGAGCGCATTACACGCTCAAAATTACAGGAGCGGAAACTCGCACAACCCCGATTCGCTAAGGTTCCCCGAAGAGAAGCATCTTAAAGATGTCAGGATGTTGACGTTTGAAGGGCAGAATGCCGAAGCGTATTTTTCGTTCGACGAAAAGAAATTGTCATATCAAGCCGCGGTCGGCGATATGGGGTGCGATCAGATTTTCATAATGAACTTGGACGGAAGCGGCCGCAAAATGGTTTCTACCGGCCGGGGCCGAACGACCTGTTCGTATTTTTTGCCGGGTGACAGCGAACTGATTTATTCATCGACTCATCTGGCCGACTCCGCCTGTCCGCCGCCTCCAGACATGTCGCACGGCTATGTCTGGAAGCTGTATGATACGTTCGACATTTTCAAAGTCAATTTGGACGGCTCGGGAATGTCCCGCCTCACCGATTCACCGGGGTATGACGCCGAGGCGACGGTATCGCCGAAAGGGGACAAAATAGTATTTACATCGACGCGGGACGGCGATCCGGAAATTTATACCATGAATCTCGATGGCAGCAGTAAGACCAGACTGACGTTCGAAAAAGGGTACGATGGGGGACCGTTTTTCTCGCAAGATGGAAGGCAGATTGTGTTCCGGGCCAGCCGACCGAAAACGGAGCAGGAACTTGCCGATTATCATGAATTAGTCAAAGATGGATTGTATCGTCCAACGACTCTGGAAATATATGTTATGGATGCCGATGGCAAAAATATGCGGCAGGTGACCAATCTGGGAAAAGCCAGTTTTGCGCCGTATTTTTTCCCCGATGGTCAGAGAATAATTTTCAGCAGCAACGCCGGGAGTGATTCCGGCCGTGATTTTGATCTTTATATGGTCAATACGGATGGATCCGGGCTGGAGAAGATCACTTTCAATCCTACTTTCGACGGTTTCCCAATGTTTACCCGGGACGGGAAGCATCTGGTTTTCGCCTCGAACCGCTTCGATAAAAAGCCGGGCGAAACGAACATCTTCATGGCGGATTGGGTGGAATAA